From Triticum aestivum cultivar Chinese Spring chromosome 4A, IWGSC CS RefSeq v2.1, whole genome shotgun sequence, a single genomic window includes:
- the LOC123082193 gene encoding uncharacterized protein yields the protein MAVREPPKKRRKTTKTSESSIVPRGDDAPTAAMYFPPSQNLETTTKRKGKHNQTLETTNKKNAKGGKRATRKMELAKKDQNNLMVPFDSPAMGTRSKRAYPTSPAMGTRSKRRLSL from the exons ATGGCTGTGAG AGAACCACcaaagaagaggaggaagactACTAAAACATCCGAGTCATCCATTGTGCCAAGAGGTGATGACGCGCCGACAGCCGCTATGTATTTTCCACCAAG CCAAAACTTGGAAACTACAACCAAGAGGAAGGGAAAGCATAACCAAACATTGGAGActacaaacaagaaaaatgcaaaAGGGGGGAAAAG GGCCACAAGGAAGATGGAGCTTGCTAAAAAGGATCAAAACAATCTGATGGTTCCATTTGACAGCCCTGCAATGGGCACTAGAAGCAAAAGAGCTTACCCAACTAGCCCTGCAATGGGCACAAGAAGCAAAAGGCGGCTCAGCTTGTGA